The following proteins come from a genomic window of Lolium rigidum isolate FL_2022 chromosome 5, APGP_CSIRO_Lrig_0.1, whole genome shotgun sequence:
- the LOC124656658 gene encoding putative uncharacterized protein DDB_G0287975, protein MQIQVRCECGEAACPEWAVVEVQGVLQPQPCFSGRIQGLHIGRLCSTSSSQGAYTFTIGYHELAGTRVTLKKPLLVLRKKKNDGQGGPAAAVELDVIGVIRHKILFKDRPKALISKVPVKEKKEPDIMHNSSSSSPALLCVPEVINKSSTISQSLSMMISRQFLMLNSFAERHRFSYLCITILN, encoded by the exons ATGCAGATCCAGGTCCGGTGCGAGTGCGGCGAGGCGGCGTGCCCGGAGTGGGCCGTGGTGGAGGTGCAAGGCGTGCTGCAGCCGCAGCCCTGCTTCTCCGGCCGCATCCAGGGCCTCCACATCGGCCGCCTCTGCTCCACCTCATCCTC CCAGGGCGCGTACACCTTCACCATAGGGTACCACGAGCTCGCTGGGACCAGGGTGACTCTCAAGAAGCCCCTGCTGGtgctgaggaagaagaagaacgatggGCAAggtgggccggcggcggcggttgagcTGGACGTGATCGGCGTCATCCGGCACAAGATCCTCTTCAAGGACCGCCCCAAGGCTCTCATCTCAA AGGTCCCGGTGAAGGAGAAGAAG GAGCCGGACATCATGCACAATTCCAGCAGTTCTTCACCTGCTCTGTTGTGTGTTCCTGAGGTCATAAACAAGAGCAGCACAATTAGTCAATCACTTTCGATGATGATTAGTAGACAATTCCTGATGCTCAACTCCTTTGCAGAACGCCACCGCTTCAGCTATCTCTGTATAACAATTCTGAATTAG